The following are encoded together in the Juglans microcarpa x Juglans regia isolate MS1-56 chromosome 2D, Jm3101_v1.0, whole genome shotgun sequence genome:
- the LOC121249765 gene encoding uncharacterized protein At5g19025-like: MVYFHNSISVYNSVDQPTAMADTKSRLNNHVSRNRKAPYLPNCSKIPVCDRSRSAAVDIVILIVVIGACGFLLFPYIRFMVVELIGIVGAIVRVVREEVADAPMIYGSIGLSVCCAALAAWMVVICTCRKCGNPNCKGLRNAAEFDIQLETEECVKNSTNLVKDGGLKKGLFELPRDHHRELEAELKKMAPPNGRAVLVFRGRCGCSVGRLEVPGPKKHRKSKK; the protein is encoded by the coding sequence ATGGTCTATTTCCATAACTCAATCTCGGTCTACAACTCCGTTGACCAACCCACTGCAATGGCTGACACTAAATCAAGGCTTAACAATCATGTATCAAGGAACAGAAAGGCACCATATTTGCCTAATTGCTCGAAAATCCCGGTTTGTGATCGATCTCGATCGGCGGCAGTCGATATAGTAATCCTTATTGTCGTTATTGGTGCTTGTGGATTTTTGCTGTTCCCTTATATTAGGTTTATGGTCGTTGAGCTTATTGGAATTGTTGGAGCGATTGTTCGTGTGGTTAGGGAGGAAGTTGCTGATGCTCCGATGATATATGGTTCTATAGGACTCAGCGTTTGCTGTGCTGCATTGGCTGCCTGGATGGTTGTGATATGTACTTGCCGGAAATGTGGGAATCCGAATTGCAAAGGGCTGAGGAATGCGGCGGAGTTCGATATTCAGTTGGAGACAGAGGAGTGCGTGAAGAACTCGACTAATTTGGTTAAAGATGGAGGACTGAAGAAGGGTCTGTTTGAATTGCCACGCGATCACCACCGGGAATTGGAGGCGGAGCTCAAGAAGATGGCGCCGCCTAATGGAAGAGCAGTCCTTGTTTTTCGTGGGAGGTGTGGATGTTCTGTTGGTAGATTGGAAGTTCCGGGGCCGAAGAAGCATCGGAAGAGCAAAAAGTAG
- the LOC121249763 gene encoding pentatricopeptide repeat-containing protein At5g50390, chloroplastic, with product MEIPLLRYQSLALDQIQSTCSFPFTFSDRKHELCTNKSLFPGYRFSFYRSKRKSPFDKIRCSSLERGLHTRLKPKPSRTDVREEKETVLEETRVRKPSSGLCSQIEKLVLNKRYREALEFFEILESQGDFELGFSTYDSLVSACIGLKSIRGVKRVFNFMISNGFELDLYMRNRVMLMHVKCGMMIDARRLFTEMPERNLVSFNTIIGGLVDSGYYVEAFQLFFIMWEEFSDVGSRTFAMMIRASSGLGRIFAGRQFHSCALKMGVSEDIFVSCALIDMYSKCGSIEDAQYVFDEMPEKTTVGWNSIIAGYALHGYSDEALGMYYEMRDFGVEMDHFTFSIIIRICTRLASREHAKQAHASLVRHGFGLDIVANTALVDFYSKWGRIEDARHVFDNMPQKNVISWNALIAGYSNHGRGEEAIEVFERMLREGMIPNHVTFLAVLSACSYSGLSERGWEFFQSMSRDHKIKPRAMHYACMIELLGREGLLDEASALIRNAPFKPTPNMWAALLTACRVHENLELGKFAAEKLYGMEPEKLGNYMVLLNIYSSSGKLKEAAAVVQTLRRKGLRMLPACTWIEVKKQPRVFISGDKTNRHSKEIYQKVDHLMIEISKHGYVPGRKHLLPDVDQEERVSLYHSEKLAIAFGLITTPDWTPLQVVQSHRICGDCHNAIKLIAMVTGREIVVRDASRFHHFRDGSCSCGDYW from the coding sequence ATGGAGATCCCACTCCTACGCTACCAAAGCCTAGCCCTGGATCAGATCCAAAGTACTTGTAGTTTTCCTTTCACCTTTTCTGATCGTAAGCATGAGCTTTGCACGAATAAGTCGTTGTTTCCTGGGTATCGTTTCTCGTTCTATAGGAGCAAAAGGAAGAGCCCATTTGATAAGATTAGGTGTTCTTCACTGGAACGAGGGCTTCACACACGGCTGAAGCCGAAACCTTCCAGAACCGATGTTCGTGAGGAGAAAGAAACGGTTTTGGAAGAAACCCGGGTGAGAAAACCTAGTTCTGGCCTTTGTAGTCAGATAGAGAAGTTGGTTTTGAATAAAAGGTACAGGGAGGCGCTTGAATTTTTCGAGATCTTGGAGTCTCAGGGTGATTTTGAATTGGGTTTTAGCACGTATGACTCCTTGGTGAGCGCATGCATTGGTTTGAAGTCAATTAGAGGGGTGAAGAGggtgtttaattttatgattagtAATGGGTTTGAATTGGACTTGTATATGAGGAACAGGGTGATGCTTATGCATGTGAAATGTGGGATGATGATTGATGCGCGTAGACTGTTTACTGAAATGCCGGAGAGGAACTTAGTGTCTTTTAATACGATAATTGGGGGGCTCGTGGACTCTGGATATTATGTCGAGGCATTCCAGCTGTTTTTTATCATGTGGGAGGAGTTTTCGGATGTTGGGTCACGAACATTTGCTATGATGATTCGGGCATCTTCTGGCTTGGGTCGCATATTTGCGGGGAGACAGTTCCATTCGTGTGCTTTGAAGATGGGTGTCAGTGAGGATATTTTCGTGTCTTGCGCTCTAATTGACATGTATAGTAAATGTGGGAGCATTGAAGATGCTCAATATGTTTTTGATGAGATGCCGGAGAAGACGACAGTAGGATGGAATTCCATTATAGCAGGTTATGCACTTCACGGTTATAGCGATGAAGCTCTTGGTATGTATTATGAGATGCGTGATTTTGGGGTTGAAATGGACCATTTTACATTTTCAATAATTATAAGAATATGTACGAGGTTAGCTTCACGGGAGCATGCTAAGCAAGCTCATGCAAGTTTAGTTCGTCATGGTTTTGGGTTAGATATTGTAGCGAACACGGCACTTGTTGATTTCTATAGCAAATGGGGAAGAATAGAAGACGCCCGCCATGTTTTTGACAATATGCCCCAAAAGAATGTTATATCTTGGAATGCCCTGATTGCTGGCTACAGTAATCATGGCCGTGGAGAAGAGGCCATTGAGGTGTTTGAACGGATGCTGCGGGAGGGAATGATACCTAACCATGTCACCTTTCTTGCTGTTTTATCTGCTTGCAGTTATTCAGGTCTATCAGAACGTGGTTGGGAATTTTTTCAATCAATGAGTAGGGATCACAAGATTAAGCCTCGGGCAATGcattatgcatgcatgattgaaTTGCTAGGTCGAGAGGGGCTTTTGGATGAAGCTTCTGCACTGATAAGAAATGCTCCATTTAAGCCTACACCGAACATGTGGGCTGCCTTGCTGACTGCTTGTCGAGTCCATGAGAATTTAGAGCTTGGAAAATTTGCAGCCGAGAAGCTTTATGGAATGGAGCCTGAAAAGCTTGGTAATTATATGGTGCTTTTAAATATATACAGCAGCTCTGGCAAGTTGAAGGAAGCTGCTGCTGTTGTTCAGACCTTAAGAAGAAAGGGTTTGAGAATGCTTCCAGCATGCACTTGGATTGAAGTTAAAAAGCAGCCCCGTGTTTTCATTTCCGGAGATAAAACCAATCGCCACTCAAAAGAGATTTACCAGAAAGTGGACCACTTAATGATAGAGATTTCAAAGCACGGTTACGTTCCTGGGAGAAAACATTTGCTTCCTGATGTTGACCAGGAAGAGCGGGTTTCGTTATACCACAGTGAGAAGCTGGCGATAGCTTTTGGGCTGATCACCACTCCAGATTGGACACCGCTTCAAGTTGTGCAGAGCCATCGGATTTGTGGTGATTGCCATAATGCGATTAAGTTAATAGCCATGGTTACTGGACGTGAAATTGTTGTGAGGGATGCCAGCAGATTCCACCATTTCAGAGATGGGAGCTGTTCTTGTGGGGATTATTGGTGA